The sequence AGTTCTCATATTACGGCTAGAGCTAATCACAATTTCAAACCCCTTTGCTTTATATTCGCGTAACTTTTCAATTACCGGAATTATCGGTTTAGCATTTCTATAATCGCCATTCTCTGTAAGAGTAATGGTATTATCTAAATCCATAATTAAACGTTTCATATTATGGCTCCTACTTATTTAATAATGCTAGATATTCATCCGGTGTTCCACAAAACAGAATTTCATTATTAGGGATAAGAGCGTAATAAACAACTTTTCCTTGAGTAATTAAGTCATTATAAAGTGGCGCTATGTAATATTCATTTTTTGTAGTATTACCTGAATGTTTGGCATCTAAAAACAATTTTTCAAATACAGATTTATTTTTAAAATAATATAAACCATCGCTACACAAATCAGAGATTCGTTCTTTCTCAGTGGTGCGAATAACTTTTTTAGACGTTCCATCAGGCATAGCGAAAGACCAATGGTCTCCTTCACCTTTAAAAACTTCTAGATAACCATCACATTCATTGACCCAATTGGGTTTCACAAAGTCAATTATTCTAGAATCGATATTAAAAATATAAATCTCTTTATCTTCTTTAATATGCTTGATACCTTGATAAACTGTATCAGCCTGCCCCAAGGTTTCTTCGGGTAAACAAACTAATTCATAATCAGTGATGCCTAAGTTTTTGATTTCTGCTTCTAGGAAATCCTTAGTTTCATAAACATCACGATAAATAAAAACAAACTTATCTGTCTTAAAATAATTTTCAAAAGACTTTACCGCCCATGAAAAAACAGTCTCACCATTTAAATCTAATTGGTATTTCGGCTTTGTATAACCAGCCTTAAAGAAACGGGAACTAAGCCCTGCCATTGGGATAACAAACATATGATTCACACCTTATTTTTAAAAACTTTAAGCACCTTGGATAATCTCTTAGCTAATTTAAAAAGAACACCTCTTAATCTAGATGGATACCAATAAC comes from Haemophilus haemolyticus and encodes:
- a CDS encoding glycosyltransferase family 2 protein yields the protein MFVIPMAGLSSRFFKAGYTKPKYQLDLNGETVFSWAVKSFENYFKTDKFVFIYRDVYETKDFLEAEIKNLGITDYELVCLPEETLGQADTVYQGIKHIKEDKEIYIFNIDSRIIDFVKPNWVNECDGYLEVFKGEGDHWSFAMPDGTSKKVIRTTEKERISDLCSDGLYYFKNKSVFEKLFLDAKHSGNTTKNEYYIAPLYNDLITQGKVVYYALIPNNEILFCGTPDEYLALLNK